The Hyalangium ruber nucleotide sequence CGGGGTGAGCCCATGAAAGAAGCCACTCTGAAGGCACTTGAGTTGGAAGCGCTCATCGAGAAGTACAGAAGCTCCTCGGCAAAGCACGGACGCGCTATTTCAGAGGGGCATCCAAGAGCCGCCAACAAAGAGTTCGATATTCTGGTTGCCATCCGAAAGGAACTCCGCACACGAGGCGAGGAAGGATGGCAGCGTCTGAGTTCCCTGCTTCATGATCCGGAACCGGGAACCCGGTACTGGGCTGCGACGTTTCTGCTGGAGTTCATGCCTCATGAAGCGGAAAGGGTGTTAGGCGAACTAGCAAGTATTCCCAAAAGTCTTGTGGGCTTTAGCGCGGAGATGGTTCTCAAGAAGTGGAAGGACGGAACCTTCACTCCAGCGTGATGACCCTACATTCAGAGGGTGTTGAGCCAGGGCACTCAGGCAAGGCGGCCCAGCATCAGTCGTATCATCCCCAGGTAGATGAACGCTTCGCAGGACTCCTCCTTTCGCTCGTAG carries:
- a CDS encoding DUF2019 domain-containing protein — protein: MKEATLKALELEALIEKYRSSSAKHGRAISEGHPRAANKEFDILVAIRKELRTRGEEGWQRLSSLLHDPEPGTRYWAATFLLEFMPHEAERVLGELASIPKSLVGFSAEMVLKKWKDGTFTPA